Proteins encoded in a region of the Burkholderia ubonensis subsp. mesacidophila genome:
- a CDS encoding ABC transporter ATP-binding protein, translated as MAENTQTGAACKLAALDIHKRYGDNEVLKGVSLNAKAGDVISIIGASGSGKSTFLRCINFLERPNAGQIVVDGEAVRTKADKAGALEVADHKQLQRIRTKLAMVFQHFNLWAHMNVLENVMEAPVHVLGISKKEAEERAREYLEKVGLAPRVEKQYPSHLSGGQQQRVAIARALAMHPDVMLFDEPTSALDPELVGEVLKVMQKLAEEGRTMIVVTHEMGFARNVSNHVMFLHQGRTEEEGNPSEVLVRPQSERLKQFLSGSLK; from the coding sequence TTGGCCGAGAACACTCAAACGGGCGCTGCCTGCAAGCTTGCGGCGCTCGACATTCACAAGCGCTACGGTGACAACGAGGTGCTCAAGGGCGTCTCGCTGAATGCGAAGGCCGGCGACGTCATCAGCATCATCGGCGCGAGCGGCTCGGGCAAGAGCACGTTCCTGCGCTGCATCAATTTCCTCGAGCGGCCGAATGCGGGGCAGATCGTCGTCGACGGCGAGGCCGTGCGCACGAAGGCCGACAAGGCCGGCGCGCTCGAGGTCGCCGACCACAAGCAGCTGCAGCGGATCCGCACGAAGCTCGCGATGGTGTTCCAGCACTTCAATCTGTGGGCGCACATGAACGTGCTCGAGAACGTGATGGAAGCGCCGGTGCACGTGCTCGGCATCTCGAAGAAGGAAGCCGAGGAGCGCGCGCGCGAGTATCTGGAGAAGGTGGGCCTGGCGCCGCGGGTCGAGAAGCAGTATCCGTCGCACCTGTCGGGCGGGCAGCAGCAGCGCGTCGCGATCGCGAGGGCGCTGGCGATGCATCCGGACGTGATGCTGTTCGACGAGCCGACCTCCGCGCTCGACCCCGAACTCGTCGGTGAAGTGCTGAAGGTGATGCAGAAGCTGGCCGAGGAAGGCCGGACGATGATCGTCGTTACGCACGAGATGGGTTTTGCGCGCAACGTGTCGAACCACGTGATGTTCCTGCATCAGGGGCGGACCGAGGAAGAGGGGAACCCGTCGGAGGTGCTCGTGCGTCCGCAGAGCGAGCGTCTCAAGCAGTTCCTGTCCGGAAGCCTGAAGTAA
- a CDS encoding ABC transporter permease — translation MIEILQEFGQAFLYWDGQRLSGLAVTLWLLVASISLGFVCAVPLAVARVSKKKWVSMPVRFYTYVFRGTPLYVQLLLLYTGMYSLEFVRSHSLLDAFFRSGFNCAILAFALNTCAYTTEIFAGAIRAIPHGEVEAARAYGMTPFTMYRRVILPSALRRALPLYSNEVILMLHATTVAFTATVPDILKVARDANSATYMAFQSFGIAALIYLAVSFALVAAFRRAERHWLAYLAAGRH, via the coding sequence ATGATCGAGATTCTCCAGGAATTCGGCCAGGCGTTCCTTTACTGGGACGGCCAGCGCCTGTCGGGCCTTGCGGTCACGCTGTGGCTGCTCGTCGCGTCGATTTCGCTCGGCTTCGTCTGCGCGGTGCCGCTGGCGGTCGCGCGGGTGTCGAAGAAGAAATGGGTGTCGATGCCGGTGCGCTTCTACACCTACGTGTTCCGCGGCACGCCGCTCTACGTGCAACTGCTGCTGCTTTATACGGGCATGTACAGCCTGGAGTTCGTGCGCTCGCACTCGCTGCTCGACGCGTTCTTCCGGAGCGGCTTCAACTGCGCGATTCTCGCGTTCGCGCTGAACACCTGCGCGTACACGACCGAGATCTTCGCGGGCGCGATCCGCGCGATTCCGCACGGCGAGGTCGAGGCGGCGCGCGCGTACGGGATGACGCCGTTCACGATGTACCGCCGCGTGATCCTGCCGTCGGCGCTGCGCCGTGCGCTGCCGCTGTACAGCAACGAGGTGATCCTGATGCTGCACGCGACGACGGTCGCGTTCACGGCGACGGTGCCGGACATCCTGAAGGTCGCACGCGACGCGAATTCCGCGACCTATATGGCGTTCCAGTCGTTCGGCATCGCCGCGCTGATCTATCTTGCGGTATCGTTCGCACTCGTCGCGGCGTTTCGCCGTGCGGAGCGCCACTGGCTCGCGTACCTCGCGGCCGGCCGTCATTGA